The window TCCGACCAGAAGCCGCGCATCGGCGACTGGGTGGTCGCGGTCGGCAATCCCTTCGGCCTCGGCGGCACCGTGACCGCCGGCATCGTCTCGGCCAGCGGCCGCGACATCGGCAACGGTCCCTATGATGACTTCATCCAGATCGACGCGCCGATCAACAAGGGCAATTCCGGCGGCCCGGCCTTCGACATGAACGGCAACGTGATCGGCGTGAACACTGCGATCTTCTCGCCCTCCGGCGGCTCGGTCGGCATCGGCTTCGACATTCCGGCCTCGACCGCAAAGCTCGTCGTCGCACAGTTGAAGGACAAGGGCGCGGTCACTCGCGGCTGGCTCGGCGTGCAGGTGCAGCCGGTGACATCGGATATCGCCGACAGCCTCGGCCTCAAGGAGGCGCGCGGCGCGATCGTCGACAATCCGCAGGATGGCAGCCCGGCGGCGAAGGCGGGCATCGAGGCGGGCGACGTCATCACCGCCGTCAACGGCACTGCGATCAAGGATTCCCGCGATCTCGCCCGCACCATCGCCACCCTGGCGCCAGGCACGTCCGTGAAGCTCGACGTCGTCCACAAGGGCGACAGCAAGACGGTGACATTGGCGCTCGGCGAGTTGCCGAACGAGCGGCAGGCAAGAGCCGACGAGGGCAAGTCGCAGCCAGATGCCGGCATGCCGCCGCGTCTCGGACTCAGCCTGGCTCCGGCCGGGGACATCCAGGGCGCCGGCCAGAAGGGCGTCGTCGTCACTGAAGTCGATCCGCAAGGGCCGGCCGCGCAACGCGGCATCCAGACCGGCGACGTCATCCTCAATGTCGGCGGCAAGGCCGTCGCCAATATCGGCGATGTCCGTTCGGAGCTGGCGCAGGCGAAATCGTCCGGCAAGCGCAGCGTGCTGCTGCAGGTCAGAAGCGCACAGGCGACCCGGTTCGTCGCGGTGCCGCTCGCATAAGTCGAACGTCGATCGGCGCAAGTCCAAAAAGGCGGCCCAAGGGCCGCCTTTCCTGTTCGCCTTCCGGATTCCGGATGCCCGCCGATAACATTCTCGTTAACGGCAGGGAGGATGACCCGGTTCGTCCGAAAAAGCCGTGTTCGCTCATCACAATTGCGGATCTCGTATGGACTCGGCGGCAATGAAGCCGCCGACGATTGCAAGCGTGGAACTTCGAACTTGTCGCCGCTGAGCCGGCCGGCAATTCGTATTGATCGGTGCCGACATGGATCGATTGAAGCTCTCGCTAAGGACTGCGCTGCTCGTGGCGCCATTCGTGCTGTGGGGTGGAAACGCTCTCGGGCGTGACGATGGCCGCTACGCGGACTCTCCCCTCAAGCCATGGTTCGATGGCCTGCGCAGCCATCTCGGTCCGTGCTGCTCGGATGCAGATGGGTTTGCCGTCGCCGATCCCGATTGGGACTCGCACAATGGACATTATCGCGTGCGGCTCGACGGCGAGTGGGTCGAGGTGCCGGACGAAGCCGTGATCACCGAGCCGAACCGGGCCGGCCGCACCATGGTGTGGCCGGTGAAGACCGCGTTCGGCGTTTCGATTCGCTGCTTCATGCCGGGCAGCATGATCTGACGGAGGTCAGCGCGACCGTTTGGAGGATTTGCGCTTCGACCTTTTCTTCGAACTCTTCTTCGAAGTCTTCTTGGATGTTTTCCGAGATGTCTTCTTTGAGGTCTTCTTGGACGTCTTCCGCTTTGCGGCTTTCTTCGGGACCTTCTTGCCCTTCTTGCGCGCTTTCGACAGGCCGATCGCGATTGCCTGCTTGCGGCTCTTCACGCGTCCGCCTCGACCGCCCGGTCCGCTTTTGGCGGTACCCTTCTTGTAGCGCTTCATCTCACTTTCGACATCGCTGCCGGAGCTGCGCGAGTAGCGGCGCTTCTTTGCCTTGCGTGCCATGCATGTTCTCCCTTGGCCTGGGAAAACAATCCGAGACAGGCATGGTTCCGAAAGCGCGCATGCACGTCCCGGATACGCGGCTTAGTCTAGAACGAATCCGCCAGCTCGATCTCGGCTTCCAGCACCTGAATGCGCCGCGCTGCCTCGCTGGAGGACAGATCCCGCGCATATTGCGCGGGTTGATACGCCTCTTCGCTCAGCCGTTTCAGCCGGAGGCCCTGCGCCCGCGTCATCTGCTCGGTGAGGAAAGTCTTGGCGGTGAGGAAAGTCTTGGCGTCGTATTTACGCTGAACCTGCATGTCGCTTCTCCCTTCTGAAATTGTGACTTGACTATATGTTCTTATTTTGTTCTAACAAGTCATGGACAACAGAATTAATGAAATTCGACGTAAAATCAGCGCCTTGAGGCTGGAAATGGCCGATATCGAGGTGTCCGTCCGCGAACTCGTCGACCGCGAGCACGATTGCACAGAGAAGGCGCTGGCGCAGATGGATCTGCGCCGGAAAATCAATCTGCTGATCGGCGAATGGAAAGCTGCGGGTGGCGGCGATGTCCTGCCGAATGTCCGCGACAGGATGCGTCTTCGCTCAGCGAAGACATCAGGTAGTCCTCTGCGCGTGATCGCGCGCCCCTGAGAGCTGGGAGCGCACGGTGGAGGAAGACCCGGATGCATACCGGATTCTAAAGCTGCGCGCCGAGATTCTCGAACTGGGCTCTGCGATCCGGCAGTTGCAACGCGAGGGGCTCGACGACGCCGCGGCCCAGCTCTTGATCGCGCGCAAGCGCGCACGACTCGATCATCTGGTGAGAGCTGATCCCACCGGCGTTCATCCTGACATCCTGGGCAGCCATCGTAGCTGAAGCGTGCGCGCAACGCGACCCGAGAAAAAGTTCGTTCGAACACCATAAGCAAAAAGGCCCCGCGATCGCGGGGCCTCTATGAGTTGGACGAACAAAACCTACTTGGTGTTGCTCATGCCGCTCTTGTTGTTCGTCATGGTGCCGCCTTGGTCGGAGCCGGGGCCGGAGCCGCCCTGACCGGAGGGATCAGCACCCTTGGAGGGCTTGGTGTTGGCGCCCGTGGTGGTCTGCGACGACGACATCGAGGATCCGTGTTTTGCCTTGTGCGACTTGGCCTGCACGGCGAACGGTGCGGCGGCGAGGCCGGTGGCCAACATCACGGCAAGAGCGAGCTTTGTGGTCTTCATGTGCGGGAACTCCCTGAGTTGAATTGACGCAGGCAGCCAACTGCCATTCGTCGCAGGAGTTCCGAACAAAGGAAGTTCCGGTAAAGGACGCATCCTTCAAGATTGCTTGTCCTCTGCGAGGATGAATACGACGCCGGTCAATGTCGCGCCGATCGCGAACGTCGTCACGAATGTGAGAGCGAAAACGACTACGGCCTGGCTTCCGCCGTGACTTAGCAAATTGGCGACGCCTGGATTGGACAGCACGAGCACGAGGCTGAAAGCGAGCCCGAGGGCTGCGCCCATCATGGCGTGCGTCATCAGCTTGATGAGCCCGCTGGGAGAGATCAGGTCCGACGACTTCTTCGCGCGCATGGAACTCTATCCCAATCTCGCATGCAACGCCTGCGTCACGCGCCGGTTCCACCCGCATGAAGGAATTGTCATCCTGCGCTTCATCCGACGTTCATGCCGGGTGGGCAAGAATGACCACGCAACACGGGAACATTCGATATGGGTAAGGTGGTCTTTCTCTATCGCTCTCTGGCTTATCGTAACGCCGCTGCGGACATCCTCCGCAAGGCCCGCAAGCTGCCCCGCGGCGCGGAGCGAAGCGCGGCGTGCCGCTATGCCAAGGCTCTGCGCGATCTCGCCCAAACGGAAGCCTGGCTTGAAGGACGGGTCGCGCGCGAGCTGCAAACGACGCAGCCCAGGAAGAGTGCGGCCTCCGGTTAACCGGACGCGCGCTGCAATTCGGCGGAGCTGGCGGCTTCGAAGTTGCCGGGCGCGGTCGTCGCGGCAGTCTTGCGGACCAACGGCACCTCGAGCCGGCACAACAGACCCTCGGCGCGCCAATCGAAACGCGCCTGCCCGCCGAGCTGGGACTCGACGCTCGCAAGCAGGCTCCGCGTACCAAACCCGCGGGATTTCGGCGTCATGACGAGCGGGCCGCCGGACTCCTCCCAAGTCAGCGTGAGCAGCTCGTCCTCGACCTGCCAGCCGATCGCGAGCCGTCCCGTCCGCGTCGAGAGCGCGCCATACTTCGCCGAGTTGGTGAAAAGCTCATGCAGCGCCAGCGCCAGCGTCTGGGCGGTTGCCGGCAGCAACTGAACTTCGGATCCCGCCAATTTGATCTGGCCGCCGAGGGAATAGGGCGCAAGCTCCTCGTCGATCAGCTTCGAGAGTTCGGCGCCCTGCCAGCTCGATAGCGACAGGATCGTGTGCACGCGCGCCAGTGCATTGATGCGCCCCTCGACGGCGCTGACATAGGCTTTCACCTCGTCGGCGCGGGTGAGGCGCACGATCGATTGCGCCAGCGCCAGCGCATTCTTGGCGCGATGATCGACTTCCCGCGCCAGGAGAGTCTGCCGTTCCTCGGCGCGCTTGCGTTCGGTGATGTCCACCGTCACGCCGCTGACGCGCATGACCCGACCGCTATCGTCAACCGTGGCGGCGGCCGTGCCGACACACCAGCGCACATCGCCGTCGGGCCGCACGATGCGGAACTCCGTTTCATAGGAGCGTGTGCCCTTGTTGAATTCGGCGATCGCCTTGCGCAACTGATCGACGTCATCCGGATGCAACAGCGCCTGAACGTTGGCCGGATTCACCTCGAAGCTGTCCGGGCCAACACCAAAGATGCGGTATTGCCCCTCGTCCCACATCCAGTCGCCGGTGACCCAGTCCCAGTCCCACGAACCCATCTTGCCGGCGGCGATCGCCATGCTGCGCCGCTCTTCGCTCTCGCGGAGCTTTGCGGTGGAATTCTCCAGCTCGGCCGTGCGTGCACGCACGCGGTCCTCGAGATCCTGGTTCAGCCGCTCGAGTTCGCGCGTCTTGCGATAGAGTTCTGCAAACACCTTGACCTTGGCGCGCAGCACCTCCGGCACGACCGGCACGGGGACGTAGTCGACGGCGCCCATCTCGTAGCCGCGCAGGCGGTCGATGTCGCTGACTTGAATGGCCGAGATGAAGATCATCGCGGTCTTCTGGAAGCGCGGGTGCTCGCGGATCATCGCGGCGAGCTCGAAGCCGTCGAGCTCGGGCATGCAGACGTCGACCAGGATCACCGCGATCTCGGTCTTGAGCAGCACCTCCAGACCCTCCCGACCGGACGAGGCGATCACGAGGTTCTGGCCGAGATCCTTCAGGATCACCTCATAGGCGAGCAGCTTGGCCGGCTGGTCGTCGACGAGGAGGATGTTGACCTTTTCGTGGTCCATACGGGCATCCAACTCAGCGGTGCAGCCACATGCGGATTGCAAGCAGCAATTGATCGGTGTTGACGGGTTTGGCGAGGTAGTCGGACGCGCCGGCCTCGAGGCATTTCTCGCGGTCGCCCTTCATGGCTTTGGCCGTCAACGCGATGATCGGAAGACGGGCGAAGGTCGGATTTTCACGAATGACGCCGATGGTCTGATAGCCATCCATCTGCGGCATCATGATGTCCATCAGCACGATGGCGATCTCCGGATTGGATTCAACCAGGGCCACCGCCTCGTTGCCGGTCGTGGCCGTCAGCACCTTCATGCCGCGCCGCTCCAGCACGCTCGACAGCGCGAAGATGTTGCGGGCGTCGTCGTCGACGAGCAGGGCGGTCTTGCCGATCAGGTCTTCGTCGGAACTGTTCAGCTTCTCGAGCATGCGCTGCTTCTCGATCGGCAACTCCGTGATCACGCGGTGCAGGAACAGCGCGGTCTCGTCAAGCAGTCGCTCCGGCGATTCCACGCCCTTGACCACGATGCTCCGCGCCATGGTGTGGAGTTCCGCATCTTCCTCGGCCGACAGCTCGCGGCCGGTGAAGACGACGACCGGAACATTCGATAGCGCGTCGTCGTTGCGGATCTGATCCAGCACCTCGAAGCCGGTCATGTCGGGCAGGCGCAGGTCGAGCACGACGCAATCACAGGGGTTCTCACGCAGCATCGAGAGCGCGTCGGCGCCGGTGCCGGTCGTCACGATCTCGATGTCGTCGTGGTGCAGGAGCTCGCGGATCGAGAGCTGCTCGGCCTCGTTGTCCTCGACGATCAGCAGCCGCTTGCGCCGCGGCCGCGCATATTCCTTGATCTGCGTCAGCGCGGCCGAGACGCCCTCGGTCGTCGTCGGCTTGTTGACGAAGGAGAAGGCGCCGCGCGCCAGCGCATGCTGGCGGTCCTCGTCGAGCGTGATGATCTGCACGGGGATGTGGCGGGTCAGCGGATTGTGCTTGAGCTGGCTCAGCACGGTCCAGCCGAGCATATCAGGCAGGAATACGTCGAGGGAGACGGCCCTCGGCTGGTACTGCTTTGCAAGCTCCAGCGCCTCCGCGCCGCGGGCGGCGACCAGCACCTTGAAGCCCTTGTCGCGCGCGAGATCGACCAGCACACGCGCGTAATGCGGGTCGTCCTCGACGATCAGGAGGATGCTGTCGCCTGGTTCGAGGTTGAGCCGGTCGTCGGGAAGCTGCTCGATCACACGCTGCGGTTCGGCTGTCGCAGGCTGCAGCGCCGGCGGC of the Bradyrhizobium sp. WSM1417 genome contains:
- a CDS encoding Do family serine endopeptidase yields the protein MSDRVNSDTTTPRKILRPRRLALLGTVAALGLAVLATAPGSSPFSANSFIAPAQAAETAATPPGFGDLVSKVKPAVISVRVRIDQDNDKSAMLQQNRMDSDEASPFDQFSRQFGFRGPGMEGMPRQHRQMITGEGSGFFISADGYAVTNNHVVDHAESVQVTMDDGTIYSAKVVGTDPKTDLALIKVEGKKDFPFVKFSDQKPRIGDWVVAVGNPFGLGGTVTAGIVSASGRDIGNGPYDDFIQIDAPINKGNSGGPAFDMNGNVIGVNTAIFSPSGGSVGIGFDIPASTAKLVVAQLKDKGAVTRGWLGVQVQPVTSDIADSLGLKEARGAIVDNPQDGSPAAKAGIEAGDVITAVNGTAIKDSRDLARTIATLAPGTSVKLDVVHKGDSKTVTLALGELPNERQARADEGKSQPDAGMPPRLGLSLAPAGDIQGAGQKGVVVTEVDPQGPAAQRGIQTGDVILNVGGKAVANIGDVRSELAQAKSSGKRSVLLQVRSAQATRFVAVPLA
- a CDS encoding DUF6496 domain-containing protein, translating into MARKAKKRRYSRSSGSDVESEMKRYKKGTAKSGPGGRGGRVKSRKQAIAIGLSKARKKGKKVPKKAAKRKTSKKTSKKTSRKTSKKTSKKSSKKRSKRKSSKRSR
- a CDS encoding DUF3072 domain-containing protein; the protein is MQVQRKYDAKTFLTAKTFLTEQMTRAQGLRLKRLSEEAYQPAQYARDLSSSEAARRIQVLEAEIELADSF
- a CDS encoding HWE histidine kinase domain-containing protein, with translation MDHEKVNILLVDDQPAKLLAYEVILKDLGQNLVIASSGREGLEVLLKTEIAVILVDVCMPELDGFELAAMIREHPRFQKTAMIFISAIQVSDIDRLRGYEMGAVDYVPVPVVPEVLRAKVKVFAELYRKTRELERLNQDLEDRVRARTAELENSTAKLRESEERRSMAIAAGKMGSWDWDWVTGDWMWDEGQYRIFGVGPDSFEVNPANVQALLHPDDVDQLRKAIAEFNKGTRSYETEFRIVRPDGDVRWCVGTAAATVDDSGRVMRVSGVTVDITERKRAEERQTLLAREVDHRAKNALALAQSIVRLTRADEVKAYVSAVEGRINALARVHTILSLSSWQGAELSKLIDEELAPYSLGGQIKLAGSEVQLLPATAQTLALALHELFTNSAKYGALSTRTGRLAIGWQVEDELLTLTWEESGGPLVMTPKSRGFGTRSLLASVESQLGGQARFDWRAEGLLCRLEVPLVRKTAATTAPGNFEAASSAELQRASG